A stretch of Paludisphaera borealis DNA encodes these proteins:
- a CDS encoding beta-ketoacyl-ACP synthase III encodes MSNGQAHIAARTRTLQGVQILGTGSYVPDNIVSNLDLQDTLGFDPEWIVNRTGIHERRFALPHQATSDLCTQAARRCLESAECDPADVDLIVLATFTPDMAFPSTGNLVQDRLQLNCPAFDVQAACAGFIFALVIGSQFVATGNARRALVIGGDCNSRVINPGDQKSYPLFGDGAGAVLLGPGSEEQGLVAYQLGSDGSGGDLLNRPAGGSRLPPSAETVEQGLHYLTMDGRAIFKWAVRILADSTLAVLNHGQRSVADVKWFVPHQANVRIIHAASDVLGFQRDAVFKNLERYGNTSAGSIPIALDELHRSGRIDPGDLLVTSGFGSGLNWGTVLFRW; translated from the coding sequence ATGAGCAACGGACAGGCCCACATAGCGGCCAGGACTCGCACGCTGCAAGGCGTCCAGATCCTCGGCACGGGCAGCTACGTTCCGGACAACATCGTCAGCAACCTGGACCTCCAGGACACGCTCGGCTTCGATCCCGAATGGATCGTCAACCGGACGGGCATCCACGAGCGTCGGTTCGCCCTTCCCCACCAGGCGACCAGCGACCTCTGCACGCAGGCGGCCCGCCGCTGCCTGGAATCGGCGGAATGCGATCCGGCGGACGTCGATCTGATCGTCCTCGCGACCTTCACGCCCGACATGGCGTTCCCCTCGACGGGGAATCTGGTGCAGGACCGCCTCCAGCTCAACTGCCCGGCGTTCGACGTCCAGGCGGCCTGCGCGGGGTTCATCTTCGCCCTGGTGATCGGCTCGCAGTTCGTGGCGACGGGTAACGCCCGCCGCGCGCTGGTGATCGGCGGCGACTGCAACAGCCGGGTCATCAACCCCGGCGACCAGAAAAGCTACCCGCTCTTCGGCGACGGCGCCGGCGCGGTGCTGCTGGGCCCCGGTTCCGAGGAGCAAGGGCTGGTCGCCTATCAGCTCGGTTCGGACGGATCGGGCGGAGACCTCTTGAACCGGCCGGCCGGCGGCAGCCGCCTGCCTCCCAGCGCCGAGACGGTCGAGCAGGGGCTGCATTACCTGACGATGGACGGCCGGGCGATCTTCAAGTGGGCCGTCCGCATCCTGGCCGACTCGACCCTCGCGGTGCTCAACCACGGCCAACGGAGCGTCGCCGACGTCAAGTGGTTCGTGCCCCACCAGGCGAACGTCCGGATCATCCACGCCGCCAGCGACGTGCTCGGCTTCCAGCGCGACGCCGTGTTCAAGAACCTCGAACGCTACGGCAACACGTCCGCCGGCTCGATCCCCATCGCCCTCGACGAGCTTCACCGCAGCGGCCGGATCGATCCGGGCGACCTGCTCGTCACCTCCGGCTTCGGCTCGGGCCTGAACTGGGGCACCGTCCTGTTCCGCTGGTGA